One window from the genome of Tachypleus tridentatus isolate NWPU-2018 chromosome 11, ASM421037v1, whole genome shotgun sequence encodes:
- the LOC143231542 gene encoding bcl-2-related ovarian killer protein homolog B-like isoform X3, whose amino-acid sequence MVFNAGSSNGVSVRNDSISRPRKLSLQVVFPKPSLSGYAAATENSLEAQLASVSRRKLSQVTHKLSTTIGWRAKVSHNDVVTQARNLCGRYLRYKLRSCGPVHRNLGLQRLIKISNDLVLSGVGEQLLYLTGFLERQNPHLFRSVMDCVGVQSLDSETSVLNLFQAVSDEILRQGISWGRIVALYCVAGGLALDCVRLGHPEYVLNLVQGMGSVIEGDVAAWIVYQGGWLLESYLC is encoded by the exons ATGGTTTTTAATGCTGGGTCGTCTAATGGGGTTTCTGTACGGAATGACTCGATCAGTCGACCAAGAAAACTAAGTTTACAAGTGGTGTTTCCCAAACCTTCGCTCTCTGGATATGCAGCAGCGACAGAGAATTCACTTGAGGCTCAACTGGCAAGTGTGAGCCGTCGAAAATTGAGCCAGGTGACTCATAAATTGTCCACGACTATCGGCTGGCGTGCGAAGGTTTCGCATAACGACGTGGTAACGCAGGCTCGAAATTTGTGTGGCCGTTACTTACGATACAAACTTCGTTCATGTGGGCCAGTTCATAGAAATCTTGGTCTCCAGCGCCTCATCAAGATTTCCAACGACCTTGTCCTCTCAGGCGTGGGTGAACAACTTCTCTACCTGACGGGTTTTCTTGAGCGACAAAACCCGCATCTGTTCCGTAGTGTCATGGATTGTGTTGGGGTGCAGTCATTAGATTCTGAAACATCCGTGCTGAACCTATTCCAAGCGGTGTCGGACGAAATATTGCGGCAGGGCATTTCATGGGGTCGGATTGTTGCTTTGTATTGCGTAGCTGGAGGTTTAGCCTTAGATTGTGTCCGACTTGGACATCCTGAGTATGTGTTAAATCTGGTGCAAGGTATGGGCTCCGTGATAGAGGGTGATGTGGCAGCCTGGATTGTGTATCAGGGTGGATGG ctactcgagagctacctgtgctag